One window from the genome of Leptospira perdikensis encodes:
- a CDS encoding histidine phosphatase family protein, whose product MDLYLIRHPETTAPKGTCYGRTDFPLKYPVEDTADSTFSYLPPNFDHFLSSPAPRALKLSSALLAKYNLKPKEPSAIPTDERLWEMNFGDWDGKLWENIPRKDTIPWMKDFVNAKTPGGEAFTDLILRMNSFMEDWKEGGILRKEWERTNNRPLTSLIVVCHSGPIRAVLCKQHGTPYEEAFKSPVDFGSVHKLEIP is encoded by the coding sequence ATGGATCTCTATTTAATCCGCCATCCGGAAACCACTGCTCCCAAAGGAACTTGTTATGGTCGAACTGATTTTCCTCTCAAATACCCAGTAGAAGATACTGCCGATTCCACTTTCTCTTATCTACCGCCAAACTTTGATCATTTTCTTTCTAGTCCGGCGCCGCGCGCTTTAAAATTATCGTCTGCTCTCTTAGCTAAATACAATCTAAAACCGAAGGAACCTTCCGCAATACCAACTGACGAACGTTTGTGGGAAATGAATTTTGGTGATTGGGATGGTAAACTTTGGGAAAACATTCCAAGAAAAGACACAATCCCTTGGATGAAAGACTTTGTGAATGCCAAAACTCCAGGTGGAGAGGCTTTTACTGATCTAATCTTAAGAATGAATTCTTTTATGGAAGATTGGAAAGAAGGCGGAATATTACGAAAGGAATGGGAAAGGACAAACAATAGGCCCCTTACTTCTTTAATCGTTGTTTGTCATTCAGGGCCGATCCGTGCCGTTCTTTGTAAACAACACGGAACTCCCTATGAAGAAGCTTTTAAATCTCCAGTGGACTTCGGATCTGTCCACAAACTAGAAATACCTTAA
- a CDS encoding adenosylcobinamide-GDP ribazoletransferase: MQFFITEIRLFFVCLSFLSRIPAPHWIGFQEEWLHKSIKYSPTVGIILGTLQWFVFMSFQLFFGPTISFVISLGFLLILTGAFHEDGFSDFCDGIGGGWKREDILRIMKDSRVGSFGAAGISLLLVLKILGASESLVNKEMHWNQWSLPGYDNLITIWLYFITAHSLSRFFSIFMMKLLPYAKEEGYAKPMAKEITWAQTLFASIAGLFPFITLTFQHPYFLMSLVFILPSLYYMYSLMKRWIDGFTGDCLGAVQQVVETCIWISGVFLWISI, translated from the coding sequence ATGCAATTTTTTATAACAGAAATCCGTTTATTCTTTGTTTGTTTATCTTTTCTTTCTAGAATTCCAGCTCCTCATTGGATTGGTTTTCAAGAAGAATGGTTACATAAATCAATCAAATATTCACCTACTGTTGGGATTATACTCGGGACCTTACAATGGTTTGTTTTTATGAGTTTCCAATTATTCTTTGGTCCCACCATTTCCTTTGTCATTTCTTTAGGATTTTTGTTAATCCTCACGGGAGCTTTTCATGAAGATGGATTCTCTGATTTTTGTGACGGGATTGGTGGCGGTTGGAAAAGAGAAGATATTCTTAGGATTATGAAAGATAGCCGTGTAGGAAGTTTTGGAGCTGCAGGGATTTCTTTATTATTAGTTTTAAAAATCCTCGGTGCTTCCGAATCACTCGTAAACAAAGAAATGCACTGGAACCAGTGGTCATTACCTGGCTACGATAACCTTATCACTATTTGGTTGTACTTTATAACAGCACATAGCCTGAGTCGTTTTTTTTCCATCTTTATGATGAAATTACTTCCTTATGCCAAAGAAGAAGGATATGCAAAACCAATGGCAAAAGAAATCACTTGGGCACAAACTCTATTTGCAAGTATTGCAGGCCTATTTCCGTTTATTACATTAACTTTCCAACATCCTTATTTTTTAATGAGTTTGGTTTTTATCCTTCCCAGTCTATATTACATGTATTCCCTTATGAAACGTTGGATCGATGGATTTACCGGAGATTGTTTGGGTGCCGTCCAACAAGTGGTTGAAACTTGTATCTGGATATCAGGAGTTTTTTTATGGATCTCTATTTAA
- the cobT gene encoding nicotinate-nucleotide--dimethylbenzimidazole phosphoribosyltransferase: MSPFSLPSISPLTDVLRSSIRSKIDNKTKPLGSLGDLETIAMQLAEIQNTLSPELKNPKLILFAGDHGITEEPVSLYPKDVTWQMVLNFLSGGACANVFAKHSHIDVEVVDAGVDHDWENDTPRLIQRKIRKGTSNFLKSKAMSQEEAKDAILCGIELLNETKYEPTNIFLFGEMGIGNTSAASIVLSHLTDIPLRKLVGRGTGLNNNAKENKFKILSEAFQRTGKLKDPIEVLSEFGGFEIGMMAGAMIGAAAQRKTFVVDGFIATAAFAIAFALNPTVKYYAIFSHLSEEEGHTVVLEHWKIKPLLRLNLRLGEGSGALAAYPLIELSVKFLNEMASFADAGVSNSDSK; this comes from the coding sequence ATGTCCCCATTTTCCCTACCCTCCATTTCCCCCTTAACCGATGTTTTGCGAAGTTCAATTCGCAGTAAAATAGACAATAAAACCAAACCTCTGGGTTCCCTTGGTGATTTAGAGACAATCGCCATGCAATTGGCAGAAATCCAAAATACCCTTTCCCCAGAGCTAAAAAATCCTAAACTCATTCTTTTTGCCGGAGACCATGGAATCACAGAAGAACCGGTTTCCTTATATCCAAAGGATGTTACTTGGCAGATGGTTTTAAATTTTTTATCCGGTGGAGCCTGTGCCAATGTCTTCGCCAAACACAGTCATATCGATGTTGAAGTTGTTGATGCTGGTGTTGACCATGACTGGGAAAACGACACTCCACGTCTCATCCAAAGAAAAATTCGAAAAGGTACATCCAACTTTTTAAAATCGAAAGCCATGTCGCAAGAAGAAGCAAAAGATGCGATTTTATGTGGAATCGAATTACTTAATGAAACAAAATATGAACCAACCAATATATTTTTGTTCGGTGAAATGGGTATTGGAAATACTTCTGCAGCATCCATCGTTCTATCTCATCTAACAGATATTCCATTGAGAAAACTTGTTGGACGAGGTACGGGTTTAAATAACAACGCAAAAGAAAATAAATTCAAAATCCTTTCAGAAGCATTCCAAAGAACAGGAAAACTAAAAGATCCGATAGAAGTACTTTCTGAATTTGGTGGATTTGAAATTGGAATGATGGCTGGTGCTATGATTGGAGCGGCTGCACAGAGAAAAACATTTGTTGTGGATGGTTTTATTGCAACAGCTGCATTTGCAATTGCTTTTGCTCTAAATCCAACAGTAAAATATTATGCCATTTTTTCGCATCTATCTGAAGAAGAAGGCCATACAGTTGTTTTAGAACATTGGAAAATAAAACCACTCCTTAGATTGAACCTTCGTTTAGGTGAGGGAAGCGGTGCCCTTGCAGCTTACCCTCTCATTGAACTGAGTGTAAAATTTCTAAATGAAATGGCTTCCTTTGCAGATGCAGGTGTTAGTAATTCAGACTCAAAATAA